In Labrus mixtus chromosome 11, fLabMix1.1, whole genome shotgun sequence, a single window of DNA contains:
- the LOC132983642 gene encoding uncharacterized protein LOC132983642 — MEILYDICGQLFPDDKTFSLTCSLQQLLLFAEANSDKNNPANGYFLAFTPRNEAGLSSTMRHTCNKKHADGDLQEKHISVRAITKDEPDNSEHHGMVGMLCLNSDANVPKLSCPTRVNDTPRDSDAEEEAAILHGKPCVVEEGPKCSFLKNKTDGLNAAAKPQCPLMVTLKPRKSHQQRKRATAVGFLLCSMLLHASGAEGSFARPKCFTCNDTDRCQHLTTIYTPENHLLFDSNDCKTFPACSDRHKTACNHTCAVCDNKHRILIYCPDDVEDLEVEDGKGQIQNITSGCEERQTTGRGHHGLIAGEERQTTGRGHYGLIAVIVIVVIVVIVLLVCYICKKNRAVAVISELGKST, encoded by the exons ATGGAGATACTGTATGACATATGTGGTCAGTTATTTCCTGATGACAAAACCTTCAGCTTGACATGCTCGCTACAACAACTGCTCCTCTTTGCTGAAGCCAATTCGGACAAAAATAACCCTGCCAACGGATACTTCTTAGCTTTCACTCCCAGAAA TGAGGCCGGCCTCTCCTCCACCATGCGGCACACATGCAATAAAAAGCACGCTGATGGTGATctgcaagaaaaacacatcagcGTCAGAGCGATTACTAAAGATGAACCAGATAACTCTGAGCACCATGGGATGGTAGGAATGCTCTGCTTGAATTCGGATGCAAATGTCCCTAAACTGTCCTGTCCAACTCGAGTAAACGATACACCACGAGACTCGGACGCTGAAGAGGAAGCGGCCATTTTGCATGGGAAACCATGTGTAGTGGAAGAAGGCCCGAAATGCTCcttcttgaaaaacaaaacgGATGGCTTGAATGCTGCAGCAAAACCACAGTGTCCACTAATGGTTACTCTGAAACCAAGAAAAAGCCACCAACAGAGGAAAAGAGCTACTGCTGTAG GGTTCCTTCTTTGTTCGATGCTGTTACATGCTTCTGGCGCTGAGGGCTCTTTTG CTAGGCCTAAATGTTTTACCTGCAATGACACGGACAGATGCCAACACTTGACCACCATCTACACCCCGGAAAACCATCTTTTGTTCGACAGTAATGACTGCAAAActttcccagcatgctctgaTCGTCATAAAACAGCATGCAACCATACTTGTGCTGTTtgtgacaacaaacacagaatccTCATCTACTGCCCAGATGATGTTGAAGACCTGGAGGTCGAAGATGGAAAAGGACAGATTCAGAACATCACCTCAGGCT GTGAAGAGAGGCAGACCACAGGACGTGGACATCATGGATTGATTGCAG GTGAAGAGAGGCAGACCACAGGACGTGGACATTATGGATTGATTGCAG tcatTGTCATTGTGGTCATTGTGGTCATTGTGCTGCTGGTCTGTTAT ATCTGCAAGAAAAACAG ggcCGTTGCTGTGATCTCTGAACTGGGAAAAAGTACATGA